In Cryptomeria japonica chromosome 10, Sugi_1.0, whole genome shotgun sequence, a genomic segment contains:
- the LOC131036152 gene encoding salutaridine reductase isoform X2, whose translation MTSPKSIYLMDYSRIRPSSLLIPSLKKMALFLGQVLTVLKNALHPRRLTSIESSMAANQTAIDIRWMRTLLILRWWKEDTVGVVTGANKGIGYAIVRQLAENGICVILTARDEERGKAAAKTLSDEGFHNVVFHQLDVQDESSIQAFSNWVKEKYGKLDILVNNAGISGLEINYDILKANNTDPTKLIYIPSKILRQQLSNINDLTEERIDVFLQIFLKDYQKGLLKRNGWPILHSTYFISKATLNAYTCLLALQHPDLYVNCVHPGFVKTNMSLNVGSLSIDEGAKGPVILALLPLGSPSGQYYDQTEIASFDSLSKIDGLFA comes from the exons ATGACGTCCCCTAAATCCATATATCTGATGGATTATTCAAGGATTCGGCCCTCTTCACTGCTGATTCCCTCTCTGAAGAAGATGGCGTTGTTTCTGGGTCAGGTTTTAACAGTGTTAAAAAATGCTCTGCATCCCAGGCGACTCACCAGCATAGAGTCTTCAATGGCTGCAAACCAAACCGCAATCGATATCAGATGGATGAGAACGCTCCTAATTTTAAG ATGGTGGAAGGAGGACACAGTGGGAGTGGTAACAGGGGCCAACAAAGGCATTGGGTATGCAATTGTTCGTCAGTTGGCAGAGAATGGGATTTGTGTGATATTAACAGCAAGAGATGAAGAAAGAGGTAAGGCTGCAGCCAAGACTCTCAGTGATGAAGGCTTTCATAATGTTGTGTTCCATCAGCTGGATGTGCAGGATGAGAGCAGCATCCAGGCGTTTTCCAATTGGGTTAAAGAAAAATATGGGAAACTGGATATCCTG GTTAATAATGCTGGAATATCAGGACTTGAAATTAATTATGACATTTTGAAGGCCAACAATACTGATCCCACCAAATTAATT TACATTCCAAGTAAAATTTTGAGGCAACAATTGAGCAACATCAACGATTTGACAGAGGAAAGAATAGATGtatttcttcaaatttttttgaaggattatCAAAAGGGACTACTAAAAAGAAATGGTTGGCCTATTTTGCATTCAACATATTTCATTTCGAAGGCTACTCTAAATGCTTATACTTGTCTTCTTGCACTCCAACATCCTGATTTGTATGTGAACTGTGTTCATCCGGGATTTGTAAAGACTAATATGAGCTTGAATGTAGGGAGCCTATCGATTGATGAAGGAGCAAAAGGTCCTGTCATACTGGCCCTTCTTCCTCTAGGCTCACCTTCTGGTCAATATTATGATCAAACAGAAATAGCTAGCTTTGATAGTCTATCTAAGATAGATGGTCTATTTGCTTAA
- the LOC131036152 gene encoding (+)-neomenthol dehydrogenase isoform X3, with amino-acid sequence MDHSESLNKRWWKEDTVGVVTGANKGIGYAIVRQLAENGICVILTARDEERGKAAAKTLSDEGFHNVVFHQLDVQDESSIQAFSNWVKEKYGKLDILVNNAGISGLEINYDILKANNTDPTKLITSGGTIEGISESYEKAEECIDINYYGTKRMVEALLPLLKLASEGGGRIVNMTSRAGVLEYIPSKILRQQLSNINDLTEERIDVFLQIFLKDYQKGLLKRNGWPILHSTYFISKATLNAYTCLLALQHPDLYVNCVHPGFVKTNMSLNVGSLSIDEGAKGPVILALLPLGSPSGQYYDQTEIASFDSLSKIDGLFA; translated from the exons ATGGACCACTCTGAATCTCTCAACAAAAG ATGGTGGAAGGAGGACACAGTGGGAGTGGTAACAGGGGCCAACAAAGGCATTGGGTATGCAATTGTTCGTCAGTTGGCAGAGAATGGGATTTGTGTGATATTAACAGCAAGAGATGAAGAAAGAGGTAAGGCTGCAGCCAAGACTCTCAGTGATGAAGGCTTTCATAATGTTGTGTTCCATCAGCTGGATGTGCAGGATGAGAGCAGCATCCAGGCGTTTTCCAATTGGGTTAAAGAAAAATATGGGAAACTGGATATCCTG GTTAATAATGCTGGAATATCAGGACTTGAAATTAATTATGACATTTTGAAGGCCAACAATACTGATCCCACCAAATTAATT ACTTCCGGTGGCACTATAGAGGGAATATCTGAATCTTATGAAAAGGCGGAGGAGTGCATAGACATTAACTACTATGGCACCAAAAGAATGGTGGAAGCTCTTCTTCCTCTTTTGAAACTTGCTAGTGAAGGTGGTGGTAGAATTGTAAATATGACTTCTCGGGCTGGAGTGTTAGAG TACATTCCAAGTAAAATTTTGAGGCAACAATTGAGCAACATCAACGATTTGACAGAGGAAAGAATAGATGtatttcttcaaatttttttgaaggattatCAAAAGGGACTACTAAAAAGAAATGGTTGGCCTATTTTGCATTCAACATATTTCATTTCGAAGGCTACTCTAAATGCTTATACTTGTCTTCTTGCACTCCAACATCCTGATTTGTATGTGAACTGTGTTCATCCGGGATTTGTAAAGACTAATATGAGCTTGAATGTAGGGAGCCTATCGATTGATGAAGGAGCAAAAGGTCCTGTCATACTGGCCCTTCTTCCTCTAGGCTCACCTTCTGGTCAATATTATGATCAAACAGAAATAGCTAGCTTTGATAGTCTATCTAAGATAGATGGTCTATTTGCTTAA
- the LOC131036152 gene encoding (+)-neomenthol dehydrogenase isoform X5 gives MTSPKSIYLMDYSRIRPSSLLIPSLKKMALFLGQVLTVLKNALHPRRLTSIESSMAANQTAIDIRWMRTLLILRWWKEDTVGVVTGANKGIGYAIVRQLAENGICVILTARDEERGKAAAKTLSDEGFHNVVFHQLDVQDESSIQAFSNWVKEKYGKLDILVNNAGISGLEINYDILKANNTDPTKLITSGGTIEGISESYEKAEECIDINYYGTKRMVEALLPLLKLASEGGGRIVNMTSRAGVLEAQSRTGWTTGNYLQTSNGLFSPSTQVRKSPHQGSRH, from the exons ATGACGTCCCCTAAATCCATATATCTGATGGATTATTCAAGGATTCGGCCCTCTTCACTGCTGATTCCCTCTCTGAAGAAGATGGCGTTGTTTCTGGGTCAGGTTTTAACAGTGTTAAAAAATGCTCTGCATCCCAGGCGACTCACCAGCATAGAGTCTTCAATGGCTGCAAACCAAACCGCAATCGATATCAGATGGATGAGAACGCTCCTAATTTTAAG ATGGTGGAAGGAGGACACAGTGGGAGTGGTAACAGGGGCCAACAAAGGCATTGGGTATGCAATTGTTCGTCAGTTGGCAGAGAATGGGATTTGTGTGATATTAACAGCAAGAGATGAAGAAAGAGGTAAGGCTGCAGCCAAGACTCTCAGTGATGAAGGCTTTCATAATGTTGTGTTCCATCAGCTGGATGTGCAGGATGAGAGCAGCATCCAGGCGTTTTCCAATTGGGTTAAAGAAAAATATGGGAAACTGGATATCCTG GTTAATAATGCTGGAATATCAGGACTTGAAATTAATTATGACATTTTGAAGGCCAACAATACTGATCCCACCAAATTAATT ACTTCCGGTGGCACTATAGAGGGAATATCTGAATCTTATGAAAAGGCGGAGGAGTGCATAGACATTAACTACTATGGCACCAAAAGAATGGTGGAAGCTCTTCTTCCTCTTTTGAAACTTGCTAGTGAAGGTGGTGGTAGAATTGTAAATATGACTTCTCGGGCTGGAGTGTTAGAG GCACAAAGCCGAACAGGGTGGACGACGGGGAACTACTTGCAGACGTCAAATGGGCTCTTTTCCCCTTCGACCCAGGTGAGGAAATCTCCTCACCAAGGCTCACGACATTGA
- the LOC131036152 gene encoding (+)-neomenthol dehydrogenase isoform X4, giving the protein MTSPKSIYLMDYSRIRPSSLLIPSLKKMALFLGQVLTVLKNALHPRRLTSIESSMAANQTAIDIRWMRTLLILRWWKEDTVGVVTGANKGIGYAIVRQLAENGICVILTARDEERGKAAAKTLSDEGFHNVVFHQLDVQDESSIQAFSNWVKEKYGKLDILVNNAGISGLEINYDILKANNTDPTKLITSGGTIEGISESYEKAEECIDINYYGTKRMVEALLPLLKLASEGGGRIVNMTSRAGVLEASNGDLFKENQAGSRTVFAGTIKPGQGRPLSIQYYKARYIIILHIKDTRS; this is encoded by the exons ATGACGTCCCCTAAATCCATATATCTGATGGATTATTCAAGGATTCGGCCCTCTTCACTGCTGATTCCCTCTCTGAAGAAGATGGCGTTGTTTCTGGGTCAGGTTTTAACAGTGTTAAAAAATGCTCTGCATCCCAGGCGACTCACCAGCATAGAGTCTTCAATGGCTGCAAACCAAACCGCAATCGATATCAGATGGATGAGAACGCTCCTAATTTTAAG ATGGTGGAAGGAGGACACAGTGGGAGTGGTAACAGGGGCCAACAAAGGCATTGGGTATGCAATTGTTCGTCAGTTGGCAGAGAATGGGATTTGTGTGATATTAACAGCAAGAGATGAAGAAAGAGGTAAGGCTGCAGCCAAGACTCTCAGTGATGAAGGCTTTCATAATGTTGTGTTCCATCAGCTGGATGTGCAGGATGAGAGCAGCATCCAGGCGTTTTCCAATTGGGTTAAAGAAAAATATGGGAAACTGGATATCCTG GTTAATAATGCTGGAATATCAGGACTTGAAATTAATTATGACATTTTGAAGGCCAACAATACTGATCCCACCAAATTAATT ACTTCCGGTGGCACTATAGAGGGAATATCTGAATCTTATGAAAAGGCGGAGGAGTGCATAGACATTAACTACTATGGCACCAAAAGAATGGTGGAAGCTCTTCTTCCTCTTTTGAAACTTGCTAGTGAAGGTGGTGGTAGAATTGTAAATATGACTTCTCGGGCTGGAGTGTTAGAG gcatcaaatggagatctcttcaaggaaaatcaagccggatcaaggacggtcttcgccgggacgatcaagccaggacaggggcgacctctcTCAATCCAGTAttacaaggcgaggtacatcatcatcctgcacatcaaggacacaaggagttag
- the LOC131036152 gene encoding (+)-neomenthol dehydrogenase isoform X1, with translation MTSPKSIYLMDYSRIRPSSLLIPSLKKMALFLGQVLTVLKNALHPRRLTSIESSMAANQTAIDIRWMRTLLILRWWKEDTVGVVTGANKGIGYAIVRQLAENGICVILTARDEERGKAAAKTLSDEGFHNVVFHQLDVQDESSIQAFSNWVKEKYGKLDILVNNAGISGLEINYDILKANNTDPTKLITSGGTIEGISESYEKAEECIDINYYGTKRMVEALLPLLKLASEGGGRIVNMTSRAGVLEYIPSKILRQQLSNINDLTEERIDVFLQIFLKDYQKGLLKRNGWPILHSTYFISKATLNAYTCLLALQHPDLYVNCVHPGFVKTNMSLNVGSLSIDEGAKGPVILALLPLGSPSGQYYDQTEIASFDSLSKIDGLFA, from the exons ATGACGTCCCCTAAATCCATATATCTGATGGATTATTCAAGGATTCGGCCCTCTTCACTGCTGATTCCCTCTCTGAAGAAGATGGCGTTGTTTCTGGGTCAGGTTTTAACAGTGTTAAAAAATGCTCTGCATCCCAGGCGACTCACCAGCATAGAGTCTTCAATGGCTGCAAACCAAACCGCAATCGATATCAGATGGATGAGAACGCTCCTAATTTTAAG ATGGTGGAAGGAGGACACAGTGGGAGTGGTAACAGGGGCCAACAAAGGCATTGGGTATGCAATTGTTCGTCAGTTGGCAGAGAATGGGATTTGTGTGATATTAACAGCAAGAGATGAAGAAAGAGGTAAGGCTGCAGCCAAGACTCTCAGTGATGAAGGCTTTCATAATGTTGTGTTCCATCAGCTGGATGTGCAGGATGAGAGCAGCATCCAGGCGTTTTCCAATTGGGTTAAAGAAAAATATGGGAAACTGGATATCCTG GTTAATAATGCTGGAATATCAGGACTTGAAATTAATTATGACATTTTGAAGGCCAACAATACTGATCCCACCAAATTAATT ACTTCCGGTGGCACTATAGAGGGAATATCTGAATCTTATGAAAAGGCGGAGGAGTGCATAGACATTAACTACTATGGCACCAAAAGAATGGTGGAAGCTCTTCTTCCTCTTTTGAAACTTGCTAGTGAAGGTGGTGGTAGAATTGTAAATATGACTTCTCGGGCTGGAGTGTTAGAG TACATTCCAAGTAAAATTTTGAGGCAACAATTGAGCAACATCAACGATTTGACAGAGGAAAGAATAGATGtatttcttcaaatttttttgaaggattatCAAAAGGGACTACTAAAAAGAAATGGTTGGCCTATTTTGCATTCAACATATTTCATTTCGAAGGCTACTCTAAATGCTTATACTTGTCTTCTTGCACTCCAACATCCTGATTTGTATGTGAACTGTGTTCATCCGGGATTTGTAAAGACTAATATGAGCTTGAATGTAGGGAGCCTATCGATTGATGAAGGAGCAAAAGGTCCTGTCATACTGGCCCTTCTTCCTCTAGGCTCACCTTCTGGTCAATATTATGATCAAACAGAAATAGCTAGCTTTGATAGTCTATCTAAGATAGATGGTCTATTTGCTTAA